A genomic region of Torulaspora delbrueckii CBS 1146 chromosome 7, complete genome contains the following coding sequences:
- the PUB1 gene encoding Pub1p (similar to Saccharomyces cerevisiae PUB1 (YNL016W); ancestral locus Anc_2.306), whose protein sequence is MSEQENLEQNPTVESEVPASETISEEPSVVPANAIKGGRETSDKVLYVGNLDTSINEEILKQYFQVGGPIANVKIMVDKNNSNANYAFVEYFQSHDANIALQTLNGKQIENNVVKINWAFQSQQVSPDEATFNLFVGDLNVDVDDETLRNAFKEFPTYLQGHVMWDMQTGGSRGYGFVSFGSQEEAQKAMDAMQGHELNGRPLRINWASKRENNNNNNRRNVNGPRNNGFRHNNGGFPGSRGMPMPPPNSMSLPMGVVPPPQALGNPNGPSVPPPVNPQAVDSMIRRAPPRVTTAYIGNIPHFAIEADLIPLLQNFGFIIDFKHYPEKGCCFIKYDTHEQAAVCIVALANFPFQGRNLRTGWGKERTSFVPMSQQQPPQQPQQPQQQEEAVPPVDMTEENAQ, encoded by the coding sequence ATGTCTGAGcaagaaaatttggaacAAAATCCTACGGTAGAGTCTGAGGTCCCTGCATCTGAAACTATCTCCGAAGAACCTTCTGTCGTGCCTGCAAATGCTATTAAAGGTGGTAGAGAAACTTCTGATAAAGTGCTATATGTGGGTAATTTAGATACCTCGAtcaatgaagaaatcttgaaaCAGTATTTTCAAGTTGGTGGTCCAATTGCCAATGTAAAGATTATGGTAgacaagaacaacagtAATGCCAATTATGCTTTTGTCGAATATTTTCAATCGCATGATGCCAATATCGCtttgcaaactttgaaCGGGAAACAGATTGAGAATAATGTGGTTAAGATCAATTGGGCTTTCCAATCACAACAAGTTTCTCCAGATGAGGCTactttcaacttgtttGTGGGTGATTTGAAtgttgatgttgatgatgagactTTGAGAAACGCTTTTAAAGAGTTCCCAACGTACCTACAGGGCCATGTGATGTGGGATATGCAGACTGGTGGGTCTAGAGGTTATGgttttgtctcttttgGTAGCCAAGAGGAAGCACAAAAGGCTATGGACGCAATGCAAGGTCATGAGTTGAACGGTAGACCATTGAGAATCAATTGGGCTTCTAAGCGTGAAAATAATAACAACAATAACCGTCGTAACGTCAATGGTCCTCGTAACAACGGGTTCCGTCACAACAACGGTGGCTTCCCAGGTAGCAGAGGTATGCCAATGCCACCACCAAACTCTATGAGTTTACCAATGGGTGTGGTGCCTCCACCACAGGCTCTCGGCAATCCAAATGGCCCTTCAGTACCACCACCAGTAAATCCACAGGCTGTCGATTCGATGATCAGAAGAGCTCCACCAAGAGTCACTACGGCTTACATTGGTAATATCCCACATTTCGCTATTGAAGCTGACCTGATCCCACTTCTACAGAATTTTGGTTTTATCATAGACTTTAAACACTACCCAGAGAAGGGATGTtgcttcatcaaatatgaTACTCATGAACAAGCTGCCGTATGTATCGTGGCTCTAGCAAACTTCCCATTCCAGGGTAGAAATTTGAGAACTGGCTGGGGTAAGGAGAGAACGTCGTTTGTGCCAATGAGCCAACAACAGCCACCAcaacaaccacaacaaCCACAGCAACAGGAAGAAGCTGTGCCACCTGTCGATATGACGGAAGAAAATGCACAATAA
- the UBP1 gene encoding ubiquitin-specific protease UBP1 (similar to Saccharomyces cerevisiae UBP1 (YDL122W); ancestral locus Anc_2.307), whose translation MSFILETLQRKIISFIIEPLNRNTNSEVPITTAIILVSTAFFFIKYKSFIMNNLSHIGDMTRNFNPTNGFRRWMPRGGQVDQHTLDKGGYVAGLVNDGNTCFMNSVIQSLASSAELMKFLDDEIAKKEEIDETELLQDEEKPTSVEPDTIERKVKGKSYGKAKKHANRKLANGVSDEEKTPDVTFSLALREMLNKLNTKYYKERPCFKTNKLLKSMTKSPNKNIILGYDQEDAQEFFQTILSELEKNVKSLEGKPSEATPIPNAELPKNAVIGQAHLDKVGDVYLPSDQIDPNLVLTNEGKQLYTPFRLVTPLDGITAERIGCLQCGENGGIRYSVTSSMSLNLPSEDIGSTLKLSDLLNQWIKPEIIEGVSCNRCALEAVRDHLLEQLKQYENKGDSIPEKLLQAFKARVEELNVSLSKPMVSDEDYKRLHTENMTRKCSKSKQILFLRPPPLLSIHINRSVFDPRTYMIRKNNSRVLFKSRLNLSPWCCDVDEINLDARLPMSKKQEQVQESSEDENLGGEYYAKLHQTYEKEFEDSDEEVEQDGDRYVNRDVSEYDPLNGEIDSVSSYSDNEDAHHSSEEFLEEVDALGNTVTKKVAKLQSHFGDEDGVEVEIKENGAEELSSSESEGEQEDGIMPPPVNTAPIPSTVPAGPLTYVLRSVIVHYGTHNYGHYIAFRKYRGCWWRISDETVYVVEEAEVLSTSGVFMLFYEYDYDEATGKMREDLESDLEDENQEEDEKLDGEIE comes from the coding sequence ATGAGTTTTATATTGGAAACGCTACAACGGAAAATCATTTCATTTATTATAGAACCGCTCAATAGGAATACCAACTCTGAAGTACCGATCACTACTGCTATCATTCTCGTATCCACcgcattttttttcattaagTATAAGAGCTTTATTATGAATAACTTGTCACATATTGGAGATATGACCAGGAACTTTAACCCAACAAATGGGTTCCGTCGTTGGATGCCTAGAGGTGGACAGGTAGATCAGCATACACTCGATAAAGGCGGGTATGTTGCCGGTCTCGTCAACGATGGCAACACCTGCTTTATGAACTCTGTGATTCAGTCGCTAGCATCGTCTGCAgagttgatgaagtttCTAGACGATGAGATTGCTAAAAAAGAGGAAATAGATGAAACTGAGCTTTTAcaggatgaagagaaaccCACTTCGGTCGAACCAGACACAATAGAGAGGAAGGTCAAGGGCAAATCGTATGGCAAGGCCAAGAAACATGCTAATCGTAAGCTGGCAAACGGAGTATCCGATGAGGAAAAAACACCCGATGTGACTTTTAGTCTAGCCCTAAGAGAGATGCTCAACAAACTGAATACCAAATATTACAAGGAAAGGCCGTGTTTCAAGACTAACAAGCTACTGAAATCAATGACAAAATCTCCAAATAAGAACATAATCTTGGGGTACGACCAAGAAGATGCCCAAGAATTCTTCCAGACTATATTATCCGAACTCGAGAAAAATGTCAAGTCTCTGGAGGGAAAGCCATCGGAGGCTACCCCAATCCCTAACGCTGAACTACCAAAAAACGCTGTTATAGGTCAGGCGCATCTCGATAAAGTTGGGGATGTATACTTGCCTTCGGACCAAATCGATCCAAATCTTGTGTTGACTAACGAGGGGAAACAACTTTACACACCCTTCAGATTGGTCACACCTTTAGACGGTATTACTGCAGAGAGAATAGGCTGCTTACAATGTGGTGAGAATGGTGGGATAAGGTACTCCGTCACATCAAGTATGAGTTTAAATTTACCATCGGAAGACATTGGATCGACTCTCAAGCTTTCTGATCTTTTAAACCAATGGATAAAGCCCGAGATCATTGAAGGAGTCTCATGTAATCGTTGTGCCTTGGAAGCAGTACGTGATCATTTGCTGGAACAACTAAAACAGTATGAAAACAAGGGCGATTCAATCCCTGAGAAATTGCTCCAGGCATTCAAGGCCAGGGTTGAAGAGTTAAACGTAAGTCTATCGAAGCCGATGGTAAGTGATGAGGATTACAAGAGGTTACATACGGAGAATATGACGCGCAAATGTTCCAAGTCAAAGCAAATCCTGTTCTTGAGGCCTCCGCCATTACTGTCAATTCATATCAACCGATCTGTATTCGATCCCAGGACATACATGATCAGAAAGAACAATTCAAGAgtactcttcaaatctagATTGAACCTATCACCATGGTGTTGCGATGTCGATGAGATCAATTTAGATGCGCGATTACCGatgtcaaagaaacaagaaCAAGTACAGGAATCtagtgaagatgagaacCTTGGCGGCGAATACTATGCCAAATTGCATCAGACTTATGAGAAGGAATTTGAGGATAGCGACGAGGAAGTCGAGCAAGACGGTGACCGTTATGTCAACAGAGATGTAAGTGAATACGACCCACTAAATGGTGAAATAGACAGCGTCTCGTCGTACTCGGACAATGAAGATGCTCACCACAGTAGCGAGGAATTTTTAGAAGAGGTTGATGCTTTGGGGAATACTGTTACCAAGAAGGTTGCCAAACTACAGAGCCATTTCGGTGATGAAGACGGAGTAGAAGTggaaattaaagaaaatgGAGCAGAGGAactatcttcttcagaaagCGAAGGCGAGCAAGAGGATGGGATTATGCCCCCTCCAGTGAACACTGCACCAATACCATCGACAGTGCCGGCGGGACCTCTAACTTACGTTCTACGTTCTGTTATTGTGCATTACGGTACTCACAACTATGGCCATTACATTGCATTTAGAAAATATAGGGGCTGCTGGTGGAGAATCTCTGACGAGACAGTTTATGTGGtcgaagaagctgaagtGTTATCAACCTCTGGGGTCTTTATGTTATTTTATGAGT